A window of Lacibacter sediminis contains these coding sequences:
- a CDS encoding YebC/PmpR family DNA-binding transcriptional regulator: protein MGRIFEVRKSTMFARWDRMAKQFTRIGKEIVIAVKAGGPDPGTNAALRRCFQNARSVGMPKDRVEAAIKRAQGKELINYDEILYEGYAPHGVAILVETATDNHVRTVANVKSHFNKGGGTLGNSGSVSFQFKKMGVFKLKPEGLNAEEMELELIDFGLEELGEGTGENGEDVLVVRCAFADFGNMQKALEDKGISPLSAELEWIPSTTVPVTDEQAEDISKLIERLEQDDDVQKVFHNMG, encoded by the coding sequence ATGGGACGGATTTTTGAAGTTAGAAAGAGTACCATGTTTGCCCGTTGGGATCGCATGGCCAAACAGTTTACCCGTATTGGTAAAGAAATTGTGATTGCTGTTAAAGCTGGTGGCCCTGATCCCGGAACAAATGCCGCTCTGCGTCGTTGCTTTCAAAATGCCCGTAGTGTGGGTATGCCAAAGGATCGTGTGGAAGCTGCCATTAAAAGAGCGCAAGGCAAGGAACTCATTAACTACGATGAAATTTTGTACGAAGGTTATGCACCGCATGGTGTTGCCATTCTCGTTGAAACAGCAACTGATAACCATGTGCGTACAGTGGCGAACGTAAAAAGTCATTTCAATAAAGGGGGCGGTACTTTGGGTAACAGCGGATCAGTAAGTTTCCAGTTTAAAAAGATGGGTGTGTTTAAATTAAAGCCAGAAGGTTTGAATGCAGAAGAAATGGAACTGGAGCTGATCGATTTTGGTTTGGAAGAATTGGGTGAAGGTACCGGTGAAAATGGTGAAGATGTATTAGTCGTTCGTTGTGCATTTGCTGATTTCGGTAACATGCAAAAAGCATTGGAAGATAAAGGCATTTCACCTTTGAGTGCAGAATTGGAATGGATACCCTCCACTACTGTTCCTGTAACAGACGAACAAGCCGAAGACATCAGTAAATTAATTGAACGCCTTGAGCAGGACGATGATGTGCAGAAGGTATTTCACAACATGGGATAA
- a CDS encoding dicarboxylate/amino acid:cation symporter — MGKGNRLTIYILVAMALGILVGYIVHVSAPAETIQSFSKNIKLLSSIFIRLVQMIIAPLVFCTLVVGIAKLGDLKAVGRVGGKALLWFITASLASLLLGMLLVNIFKPGAYIDLSQADTEGVKDLMTKTSSFSIQNFVEHIIPKSLFEAMASNEILQIVVFSIFFGVAAAAIGDYTKPLIKALDVASHIILKMVNYVMNFAPIGVFGALAAVVAAKGLGIFQFYLIYFLYFLLGIAILWLLLIGVGFLILGPHRMKLLLRRIGGPLLIAFSTTSSEAVFPKLTEELERFGCKDKIVAFVLPLGYSFNLDGSMMYMTFASLAIAQAYGIQLDLGTQLVMLLVLMLTSKGIAGVPRASLVVVLATCAMFNIPPEGVALILPIDHFCDMFRSATNVVGNALATSVVSKWEGELHDGHGHHHDHGHHEHHNHSHTA; from the coding sequence ATGGGTAAGGGAAATCGGTTAACTATTTATATCCTTGTGGCAATGGCCTTGGGTATCCTGGTTGGATATATTGTTCATGTAAGTGCACCGGCCGAAACAATACAGAGTTTCTCAAAAAATATCAAACTGCTCAGCAGTATTTTCATTCGTCTTGTACAGATGATCATTGCACCATTGGTGTTTTGTACATTGGTGGTGGGTATTGCTAAATTAGGTGATTTAAAAGCTGTGGGCAGGGTAGGTGGTAAAGCCCTGCTTTGGTTCATTACCGCATCACTTGCTTCTTTATTATTAGGGATGTTACTGGTGAATATATTTAAACCTGGTGCTTATATTGATCTTAGCCAGGCTGATACAGAAGGTGTAAAAGACCTGATGACCAAAACATCTTCTTTCTCCATTCAGAATTTTGTTGAGCATATCATTCCAAAGAGTTTGTTTGAAGCAATGGCTTCGAATGAGATTTTGCAGATCGTTGTCTTCTCTATTTTCTTTGGTGTTGCGGCAGCTGCTATTGGTGATTATACCAAGCCATTGATAAAAGCATTGGATGTAGCATCGCATATCATTTTAAAAATGGTGAATTATGTTATGAACTTTGCACCCATTGGTGTATTTGGTGCATTGGCAGCAGTAGTGGCCGCAAAAGGACTTGGCATCTTCCAGTTTTATCTTATTTACTTTTTATACTTCCTTTTAGGTATTGCGATTCTTTGGCTTCTGTTAATAGGTGTAGGATTTTTAATTCTCGGCCCACATCGCATGAAGCTGTTGCTACGCCGTATTGGAGGTCCATTGCTCATTGCGTTCAGCACAACCAGCAGTGAAGCAGTATTTCCAAAACTCACAGAAGAACTGGAACGTTTTGGTTGCAAGGATAAAATTGTTGCGTTTGTATTGCCACTTGGTTATTCATTTAACCTAGATGGCAGTATGATGTATATGACCTTTGCAAGTTTGGCTATTGCACAGGCCTATGGTATACAGCTCGATCTTGGAACACAGCTTGTGATGCTGCTTGTATTAATGCTCACCAGTAAAGGTATTGCCGGTGTGCCTCGTGCATCATTGGTGGTGGTGTTGGCAACATGCGCCATGTTTAATATTCCACCTGAAGGCGTGGCATTGATTCTTCCCATCGACCATTTCTGCGATATGTTCCGCAGTGCAACCAATGTTGTTGGTAATGCGTTGGCAACATCGGTAGTAAGTAAGTGGGAAGGTGAGTTGCACGATGGACATGGGCATCATCATGATCACGGCCATCATGAACATCACAATCATTCACACACTGCCTGA
- a CDS encoding amino acid permease — MSLFAKKPLDQMLAQAEGKGLKRTLGAGNLVALGIGAIIGAGLFVRTAAAAGQAAGPAVTLSFVVAAIGCAFAGLCYAEFAAMIPIAGSAYAYSYTTMGELIAWIIGWALIMEYALGAATVSIAWSEYLNNLLGGSIPYEWCHSPFEALHKVTGDAVNQIVAVMPDAVKSVKDGVLVLSERQFEALPANLAQTVDVTKGIMNAPALIILLLLTLLLIKGSQESAFVNMIIVFVKVAIVLLFIGFGWQFIKPENHTPYMIPEGTLGHEGFFKWGWGGVLGGAAIVFFAFIGFDAVSTAAQEAKNPKRDMPIGILGSLVVCTILYILFGHVLTGVANYTEFNTAGKEASVAYAIQTYMKGYEWLGTSVTVAILAGFSSVILVMLMGQSRIFYTMSNDGLIPKAFGELHPKYRTPYKANWILFIFVGLFAAFVPGSVAGDLTSFGTLFAFVLVSIGVWILRVKSPNIERPFKAPIVPVVSTLGALICTGMIVALDAQTLKVAFGWMAVGLVVYFLYSRHHSKLKNFSEILPHASDFERKDKE, encoded by the coding sequence ATGAGTTTATTTGCAAAGAAACCATTAGATCAAATGCTTGCTCAGGCCGAAGGAAAAGGTCTTAAACGTACCCTGGGAGCAGGTAACCTGGTGGCCTTGGGAATTGGGGCAATTATCGGTGCGGGTCTTTTCGTTAGAACTGCTGCAGCTGCTGGTCAGGCTGCAGGTCCGGCCGTTACACTTTCATTTGTTGTGGCAGCAATAGGCTGTGCGTTTGCCGGTTTATGTTATGCCGAATTTGCTGCAATGATCCCCATTGCCGGTAGTGCTTATGCCTACAGTTACACCACCATGGGTGAATTAATTGCCTGGATCATTGGATGGGCCCTGATCATGGAATATGCTCTTGGTGCCGCCACCGTTTCAATTGCCTGGAGTGAATACCTGAATAATTTATTAGGAGGATCAATACCATATGAATGGTGCCACTCCCCGTTTGAAGCATTACATAAAGTAACCGGTGATGCGGTCAATCAAATTGTTGCTGTTATGCCGGATGCGGTGAAATCAGTGAAAGACGGTGTGCTTGTGCTGAGTGAACGTCAATTTGAAGCATTACCAGCTAACCTGGCACAAACAGTAGACGTTACAAAAGGTATTATGAATGCTCCTGCATTGATCATCTTGTTATTACTCACCCTCTTGTTAATTAAAGGCTCGCAGGAATCAGCTTTTGTAAATATGATTATCGTATTTGTAAAGGTTGCGATCGTTTTATTATTCATTGGATTTGGCTGGCAGTTCATTAAACCCGAAAATCATACGCCTTATATGATCCCTGAAGGAACGTTGGGTCATGAAGGTTTCTTTAAATGGGGATGGGGCGGAGTTTTAGGAGGTGCAGCCATTGTGTTCTTTGCATTTATTGGTTTTGATGCCGTAAGTACTGCGGCACAGGAAGCAAAAAATCCGAAGAGAGATATGCCGATTGGTATTCTTGGGTCGCTGGTAGTATGTACCATCTTATACATCTTATTTGGACATGTGCTTACAGGTGTTGCCAATTACACTGAGTTTAACACAGCCGGTAAAGAAGCCTCTGTTGCATATGCCATTCAAACCTATATGAAAGGTTACGAATGGCTTGGCACCAGTGTTACTGTTGCAATTCTTGCCGGTTTCTCTTCTGTTATTTTGGTGATGTTGATGGGCCAAAGCCGCATTTTCTATACCATGAGTAATGATGGATTGATTCCAAAAGCATTTGGTGAACTGCATCCAAAATACAGAACACCTTACAAGGCAAACTGGATCTTGTTCATTTTTGTAGGTTTGTTTGCAGCTTTCGTTCCGGGTAGTGTTGCAGGCGACTTAACAAGCTTCGGAACATTGTTTGCATTTGTATTGGTAAGTATCGGCGTTTGGATATTGAGAGTAAAATCTCCAAACATTGAACGTCCGTTTAAAGCACCAATAGTACCTGTTGTATCAACGTTGGGTGCTCTTATTTGCACCGGTATGATCGTAGCACTGGATGCACAAACACTGAAAGTAGCGTTTGGATGGATGGCCGTTGGTTTGGTTGTTTACTTCCTTTACAGCCGCCACCACAGCAAGCTCAAGAATTTTAGTGAGATATTACCACACGCTTCTGATTTTGAGAGAAAGGACAAAGAATAA
- a CDS encoding OmpA family protein — MKNRSTALPILSLLFFLLFTAVSSTGQSIGDRVKRKVNDRINRKVDESIDKGLDKTEEGINKAGKNATKKDEKKTTDKKSSSAKADTTSPAGSRSFSDFVPGGKVLFEDKFEKDAEGDFPAQWNTNGSGRISTIDGKDGKWLEVAHGSVVHPVLNKPLPENCTIEFDLFLMKQGDRNTPFIQFGFTPVKNILREDLFYRDKFYTTIWHYSDANEKLIEYGFKDPTGTKNDFPIVSYTNKILHVSIAVNKARVRVYLDKTKIIDLPTALTADLRNTFYICNGTVIPASEIGLFVSNLRIASGDVDARSLLVKDLLEKGKASTNEILFDVNKDIIKKESFSIINQIGEALKSNPTLKIKIVGHTDGDGKPADNLSLSKRRAEAVSSYLINNFGIDENRISTEGKGASVPVAANTTPEGKAKNRRVEFIKQ; from the coding sequence ATGAAAAACAGATCAACTGCATTACCTATTTTATCATTACTATTCTTTCTCTTATTTACGGCAGTTTCTTCAACGGGCCAATCAATTGGTGATCGTGTTAAACGGAAAGTGAATGATCGCATCAACCGAAAAGTAGATGAATCAATAGACAAAGGACTTGATAAGACAGAAGAAGGAATTAACAAAGCAGGGAAGAACGCAACAAAAAAGGATGAGAAGAAAACAACCGATAAAAAAAGCTCATCAGCGAAAGCTGACACAACAAGTCCGGCAGGAAGCAGATCGTTTTCTGATTTTGTGCCTGGCGGTAAAGTGTTGTTTGAAGATAAGTTTGAGAAAGATGCCGAGGGTGATTTTCCTGCGCAATGGAACACCAATGGAAGCGGTCGTATTTCAACCATTGATGGAAAGGATGGCAAATGGCTGGAAGTTGCACACGGATCAGTTGTGCATCCGGTACTCAACAAACCATTACCTGAAAATTGTACGATCGAGTTTGATCTTTTCCTGATGAAACAAGGCGATCGAAATACTCCCTTCATTCAGTTTGGCTTTACACCCGTTAAGAATATTCTTCGAGAAGATTTGTTTTACCGTGATAAGTTTTACACTACCATCTGGCATTACAGTGATGCAAATGAGAAACTGATCGAGTATGGCTTTAAAGATCCAACGGGTACGAAGAATGATTTTCCTATTGTTTCTTACACCAATAAAATTCTGCATGTAAGTATTGCTGTCAACAAAGCAAGGGTGCGTGTGTATCTTGATAAGACTAAGATTATTGATCTGCCAACAGCGTTAACAGCTGATCTGCGTAATACATTTTATATCTGTAACGGAACTGTAATACCTGCCTCTGAAATTGGTTTATTTGTCAGCAACCTGCGTATTGCATCAGGTGATGTGGATGCAAGAAGTTTGTTAGTTAAGGATCTGTTGGAGAAAGGAAAGGCATCCACCAATGAAATTCTGTTTGATGTCAATAAAGACATCATCAAGAAAGAATCATTCAGTATCATCAACCAGATTGGCGAAGCGTTGAAGAGTAATCCAACACTTAAAATAAAGATCGTTGGTCATACCGATGGTGATGGTAAGCCTGCTGATAATCTTTCCTTATCAAAACGTAGAGCAGAAGCTGTAAGCAGTTATCTCATCAACAACTTTGGTATTGATGAAAATCGCATTTCAACCGAAGGGAAAGGGGCATCAGTACCTGTGGCAGCTAATACAACTCCCGAAGGAAAAGCAAAGAACAGGAGAGTTGAATTTATTAAACAGTAA
- a CDS encoding membrane dipeptidase, with the protein MRAYLLFTLVVIPLIHFAQQPAGDAERMLQALKQSGYVKQEGNRIIFKVKKASDTPQIKMMYGALFNNPSYTIAFDVDGKYFERNKPTSVFTDKKPMPFVQKECISDINIITAERMQQNKTISFSGNTMNFRYKRPADTLQFRKLYPCKVRYNKIIYDVVFTDAGGSRSDSLVAVFNNTVAVTQSVKQYEYLKNPDFEMGPAIPHWKKLGEAFNDSHEGSNQLTWKEMKVVKLGGDYWKDLDYARGYHKRYWVTSLKGMIGGTWELRKRNSGRYKGTLTSEPFKIYHFQRYLSFLVGGGNDEQNLKVELLRMQVRPRISGDITLQKTQLPGTQRQPVQTSMDTTYVPVLGVDPKTGHNSEQFRREWWNISRVDTSAYYVISITDNSTVNTGWGFINVDDFRFLDKLPTAYTGEDSLRIHRIEVDDFVNNTKQLVYVDYYTPLFGAADTHTHLMSHLSMGGKLMYGAPDIGSLMTAGTIHTDHGDPFAKDCNTTPVRASSLEQALGNCNAAHGGWGLDNTCGNYLRAMLINVAFDGSYVHRVPFETNMHGDHPHAGYPNFVHWPHFSSMSHQQMYVDWIKRAYEGGLRVLVTLAVNNELLGNMVAGDPPYDDVAAYNLQIDEIKSFVQRHNDFMELALTTADMRRIIQSGKMAVLLGVEVDNLGNFNYAGNGATETKVKAEIQRLYTKGVRYIFPIHLTDNAFGGMAVYSALFAFSNKYARTRPTPDGSMLPPGFMLEVETASDSRINYKLKLLDENLPPGTTAGLTIVAKPLLDFIGEMHFPFLIDLINCIEGKIKCIPQFKIITSLLSEPGWDFYNAVSGGHVNKYGLSPMGKFAVREMMKLGMIIDIDHMSEKSVADAFAIAEEFRYPLISGHNGLREGYNAHPDHKVNENNRSRAQMDRLRNIGGVFGLGIGESDSRAFLTNYRKALSMMGNKAVTMGSDINGFVVMPSPRPGSAVKYFPSTSESAMTKYSFGPANKTWDYNTDGVAHIGLFPDYFQDLKNQGMSKNERQVFFSAADYIMNLWQLCERNKVLVR; encoded by the coding sequence ATGCGGGCTTATTTGTTATTTACTCTTGTTGTTATTCCTCTCATTCATTTTGCACAACAGCCGGCAGGGGATGCAGAACGCATGTTGCAGGCATTGAAGCAATCGGGTTATGTAAAGCAGGAGGGGAACCGTATCATTTTTAAAGTGAAGAAAGCCAGTGATACTCCGCAGATTAAAATGATGTACGGGGCGTTGTTTAACAATCCATCTTATACAATCGCATTTGATGTTGACGGAAAATATTTTGAACGAAATAAACCAACATCAGTATTTACAGATAAGAAACCTATGCCTTTTGTTCAAAAGGAATGTATCAGCGATATTAATATTATTACTGCTGAGCGGATGCAGCAAAATAAAACGATCAGCTTTAGTGGTAATACAATGAACTTTCGGTATAAGCGACCTGCTGATACTCTTCAGTTTCGCAAATTGTATCCCTGTAAAGTGCGTTATAATAAAATTATTTATGATGTTGTTTTTACAGATGCAGGTGGGAGCAGATCAGACTCTCTGGTGGCAGTGTTCAATAATACGGTTGCTGTAACGCAATCGGTAAAACAATATGAGTATTTAAAGAACCCCGATTTTGAAATGGGGCCCGCTATCCCGCATTGGAAAAAATTAGGCGAAGCTTTCAATGATTCACACGAAGGAAGCAATCAGCTTACCTGGAAAGAAATGAAAGTGGTGAAGCTGGGTGGTGATTACTGGAAAGATCTTGATTATGCAAGAGGCTATCATAAACGGTATTGGGTAACATCATTAAAGGGAATGATCGGTGGTACTTGGGAATTAAGAAAAAGAAACAGCGGCCGTTACAAAGGCACGCTTACATCAGAGCCATTTAAGATCTATCATTTTCAACGATACCTGAGCTTTTTAGTTGGAGGAGGCAATGATGAACAGAATTTAAAGGTTGAATTGCTTCGGATGCAGGTCCGCCCACGCATAAGCGGCGATATTACTCTTCAAAAAACACAACTGCCCGGTACGCAACGTCAGCCTGTGCAAACGTCAATGGACACAACGTATGTTCCTGTGTTAGGGGTGGATCCGAAAACAGGCCATAATAGTGAACAGTTCCGGCGTGAGTGGTGGAACATAAGTCGTGTTGATACGTCAGCTTATTATGTAATCAGCATTACAGATAATTCAACAGTAAATACCGGATGGGGTTTTATTAATGTTGATGATTTTCGTTTTCTTGATAAACTACCAACAGCTTATACCGGCGAAGATTCGTTGCGCATACACCGTATTGAAGTGGATGATTTTGTAAACAATACAAAACAACTTGTGTATGTTGATTATTACACACCCTTATTTGGTGCTGCTGATACGCATACGCATTTAATGAGCCATTTAAGTATGGGAGGTAAGTTAATGTACGGTGCCCCCGATATAGGTTCGCTAATGACAGCAGGAACCATTCATACAGATCATGGCGATCCGTTTGCCAAAGATTGTAACACTACACCTGTACGTGCATCTTCCCTGGAGCAGGCTTTGGGAAATTGTAATGCAGCACATGGCGGATGGGGTTTAGATAATACATGTGGCAACTATCTCCGTGCAATGCTCATCAATGTAGCATTTGATGGTTCGTATGTACACCGTGTACCTTTTGAAACCAATATGCATGGCGATCACCCGCATGCAGGTTATCCAAATTTTGTACACTGGCCGCATTTTTCTTCTATGAGTCATCAGCAGATGTATGTTGACTGGATCAAACGTGCATACGAAGGTGGCTTACGTGTATTGGTTACATTAGCTGTTAACAATGAATTATTGGGTAACATGGTTGCCGGCGATCCTCCCTATGATGATGTAGCTGCATATAATTTACAGATTGATGAGATAAAGAGTTTTGTACAAAGGCATAATGATTTTATGGAGCTTGCATTAACCACCGCAGATATGCGCCGTATTATACAATCAGGTAAAATGGCGGTGTTGTTAGGTGTGGAAGTTGACAATTTAGGCAACTTTAATTATGCAGGGAATGGAGCAACCGAAACAAAAGTGAAAGCAGAGATACAGCGTCTTTACACGAAAGGTGTTCGTTATATTTTTCCCATTCACCTAACTGATAATGCATTTGGCGGTATGGCTGTTTACAGTGCACTTTTTGCATTCAGTAATAAATATGCCAGAACAAGACCTACGCCTGATGGAAGTATGTTGCCACCGGGATTTATGTTGGAAGTAGAAACAGCAAGCGATAGCAGGATCAATTATAAACTGAAGTTGCTCGATGAGAATCTGCCTCCGGGAACAACTGCAGGTTTAACAATTGTAGCAAAACCTTTACTTGATTTTATTGGCGAAATGCATTTCCCTTTTTTGATTGATCTGATTAATTGTATTGAAGGGAAAATAAAATGTATTCCGCAGTTCAAGATCATTACAAGTTTATTGAGCGAACCCGGTTGGGATTTTTATAATGCAGTGAGTGGCGGGCATGTAAATAAATATGGTCTTTCGCCAATGGGCAAATTTGCTGTGCGGGAAATGATGAAGCTGGGTATGATCATCGATATAGATCACATGAGTGAGAAATCTGTGGCTGATGCGTTTGCAATAGCGGAAGAATTCAGGTATCCATTAATATCAGGTCATAATGGTTTAAGGGAAGGTTACAATGCACATCCTGATCATAAAGTAAATGAGAATAACCGAAGCAGGGCACAAATGGATCGGTTGCGGAATATAGGGGGTGTGTTTGGATTGGGTATTGGTGAAAGCGATTCGAGAGCATTTTTAACCAACTACAGGAAAGCATTATCAATGATGGGGAATAAGGCTGTTACTATGGGCAGTGATATTAATGGATTTGTGGTGATGCCATCGCCACGTCCCGGTTCGGCAGTAAAATATTTTCCTTCAACCAGTGAATCAGCAATGACGAAATACAGCTTCGGTCCGGCAAATAAAACATGGGATTACAATACGGATGGTGTGGCACATATCGGATTGTTTCCGGATTATTTCCAGGATCTGAAGAATCAGGGTATGTCAAAAAATGAACGACAGGTATTTTTCTCGGCGGCAGATTACATTATGAACCTTTGGCAATTATGCGAGCGCAATAAAGTGCTTGTTCGGTAA
- a CDS encoding DedA family protein, producing the protein MNITIIHTLPDLNQTNRTTIKKDKSKMNKSLIQVLMLFIATITVANLSAQKQVNVRVFNQYEAPADKFTVDGVEYTTTKDGTITLTINETDSVTFAGKEYDAKKYAVTDLKDGMTVDLYKQFTWKDLLNPMFYIKYGGLWLLLFIIFAETGLLFGFFLPGDSLLFVAGIYSSNLAHEFMKVIGMDSVTNEWVELLILCALISLAGILGNIIGYWTGRKVGPAMYNWKDNFLFKQRYLHEAHDFYDKHGGGAIVFARFLPFIRTFAPIVAGIVGMDRKKFAFYNVIGCVAWVISMIFAGHFLQIWVKNQFGIELKDKLELIVIIIIAVTTAPVFWKFFFGKKAEKPKTKND; encoded by the coding sequence ATGAACATCACAATCATTCACACACTGCCTGATCTCAACCAAACGAACAGGACAACTATAAAAAAGGATAAATCGAAAATGAATAAAAGTTTGATTCAGGTATTGATGTTATTTATTGCAACAATTACAGTTGCCAATCTTTCTGCACAAAAACAAGTGAATGTGCGGGTGTTTAATCAGTACGAAGCACCAGCCGATAAGTTTACGGTTGATGGGGTAGAATATACCACCACAAAAGATGGAACCATTACACTTACCATTAACGAAACCGATTCTGTTACGTTTGCGGGTAAAGAATATGATGCAAAGAAATATGCGGTGACCGATCTCAAAGATGGGATGACAGTTGATTTGTATAAACAATTTACCTGGAAAGATCTGCTCAATCCCATGTTCTATATTAAATATGGCGGATTGTGGTTGCTCCTCTTTATCATTTTTGCCGAAACAGGGCTGTTGTTCGGTTTCTTTTTACCGGGCGACAGTTTATTGTTTGTTGCAGGTATTTACAGCAGCAATCTTGCGCATGAGTTTATGAAAGTGATTGGTATGGATTCTGTAACCAATGAGTGGGTTGAATTATTAATTCTCTGTGCACTTATTTCATTGGCCGGGATTTTAGGAAATATAATTGGATACTGGACAGGCCGAAAGGTTGGCCCTGCGATGTATAACTGGAAAGATAACTTCCTGTTCAAACAACGTTACCTGCACGAGGCGCATGATTTTTATGATAAACATGGTGGTGGCGCTATTGTGTTTGCAAGGTTTCTTCCGTTCATCCGCACGTTTGCACCCATTGTGGCAGGTATTGTGGGCATGGATCGTAAGAAATTTGCTTTCTACAATGTGATTGGTTGTGTAGCCTGGGTGATCAGTATGATCTTTGCGGGTCACTTTTTACAAATATGGGTAAAGAACCAATTCGGCATTGAATTAAAAGATAAACTGGAGTTGATCGTGATCATCATCATTGCGGTAACAACGGCTCCTGTATTCTGGAAATTTTTCTTCGGTAAAAAAGCGGAGAAGCCGAAGACAAAGAACGATTGA